A single Paenibacillus sp. FSL R5-0517 DNA region contains:
- a CDS encoding immunoglobulin-like domain-containing protein: MRKRISIITLVLLLTFNNCLSFVLPFNNQASADPVTPSMLAHYPLLEDVQDTSGNGKHGTAVGNITYVDGLTLPGGTDSTTNYVQLPTGLFDHQENTTISVWIKNNTGSGNYSALFYGTPAAENKLPTNYWLFNPSNPSGDFKSVFTDRNNVDQPWTTEIGVSGASTSQYQGQWVHYTTVITERSITGYINGVSIGTAAKEKTTASFGTDLQAYIGRSNYSGDATFAGSFQDLRIYGEALNNEDIAAVYEQSFNEKQVQQGKIELTLGDISAVTESLELPSTNEYGAWISWTSSDESAVSTTGEVTLREMEQQVTLTATISLGGSQATKEFVVTLLPKGATVEQIAVKEVSLNEAALRLSIGDSETLVATISPSNATNKRVVWTSSDSSVALVNSTGNVTAVSEGNATITVQTEDGEFTATSAVTVKGKSLKDDLILHYNMKMTEEVDGQLVLKDVANKAVTFDGIFKNPNNGQFISNSEVGFISFNGGSSTSNSGYVEIPKGSNRQDLLQGLNEITVSSIVNWTNDGTNRWIFGLGTVLTPETNKYFFVTPRHGSGSGNMIATGISKNGWPNEALVTGGANSNLIGGQWKHVTVSFSEASNKITLFVDGVKVASGNTKGLKLSDIINPDATFSGFIGKSIFANDPYLQGSVADFQVYDRALTEQEMGELYQQEAATHISKIRQLTVDDAANQLDIGHYLDGADQSAEQITKDLTLPTSGKNGVNITWSSSHPTVISNSGTVQRPAVEAGNVQAELTATLTYQGVSRAAVFPVTILKQFDDQQKVDLDAEQLEIYNADNVKGNLRLVTTGEQGSTITWTSSRPAVVKGTAEAAGNATQLGWVSRQTTDIPVTLIATITNGTASKELTFNVTIRKAAAPVQPDAYFFAYFTGEYEGGEEISFATAEDPLFWKALNNGKSILQSNMGEKGLRDPFVIRSAEGDKFYMLATDLKMGESTNFDQAQMTGSHYMMVWESEDLVNWSEQRMIKVAPKTGGNTWAPEAIYDPVTGDYIVFWASSMKNTETYGDYNGRPEGQYNVMYYATTRDFYTFSEPKVMIDESLPTIDTTFIEQNNMLYRFTKSEVNTKVYVEKAPTFYYDKDGIAANGLQYDAVPGTRDNKLGLIGKNGNNEGQTIFKDIHKDKWYLFLDSWPYHVRYTTDLDSSTQYINNVLSSDQYALPPGPRHGTVIPISRAEYNALQEKYAWKGPAPSTDPVVHYSFDADTVNGTTLNDISGNGYHATLVGGATINEEDRIGKSGGALELNGSTGYVKLLDHLIQSLNLEKATFSTWVQMDKNQANQRIFDFASETGRQVNRNTMYLSTQGDTGSLEFAVVTPFTEKFSNDSTKLGSDYKYAVRNAGLLPTKTWQHVAITMDEFDAVLYVNGQEVKRSSTFNVEPRMLLETTMNYIGKSRNSSHSLFDGKLDDFRIYNRALSVEEIATLANEDVTPPVEQPSGAELILHYDMNDIDGATVVDQTGNFNGKWMNPSKAEWISTQDAGVLSFTGGTTNSYVELPQGVLDGLTDITVSSIVNWSGKNAAEWLYALGRPNSNTHYTYFTPRYNANGLARLGIATNAWNNESSTSTTGLKNNEWKVVTTVVSGTDGTLTLYIDGVAVASGSTNGMTLEQIKNISGSSGTIGKSFYPADPYFGGLIADFQIYDGAMTAADIASLKARADQKIASMKGMFVSAAKEKLTIHDLLASNTSKDAIISNVTLPTSGAYGTTISWTSDKGNVISTTGAVTRPANATGDQVITLTAVFSDGTETALKTFTLMVKALPSDAASVDEAKAALVVHNIGDVRGHLSLPKSGLYGTTITWASVQPNVISVTGEVQRPAYGSGDIDVKLTATITLNAASATKEFMAKVKERPADEKYAGYFFAYFTGEGSSTGEQVHFALSNGNDPLNWRELNNGKPVLTSSLGEKGVRDPFIIRSPEGDKFYMIATDLKINGNGDWGKAQTWGSRSIMVWESNDLVNWTDQRMVEVAPEEAGNTWAPEIMYDKTTGEYIVFWASRMFVDASHTGSAYQKMMYSKTRDFYTFTEPQVYLDYGYSIIDTTMIEHDGKVYRFTKDEQDNGAAAPFGKMVFQEVGNSILDPAFKMINQGVGNMKWVEGPTIFKSNTEEKWYLFVDEFGGRGYIPFETTNLASGVWTLSSNYNLPASPRHGTVIPITQREYDALSGKNVPVSGISLDQTTLSIVEGKSGQLTATVLPANATKKAVTWRSSNPAVATVSATGRVTAVAAGTANITVTTEDGGFSSSATVTVTPLVDGTPEAPSSGDGNGGGNIPAPTAPPATGGNEPVVMDNGQINIKPVASENGAFNVKLSADTVKRALDQTTSGELQIRVEGDQSWNGLTIELAVDARLTSGSSTVDRIEINTGSAVVSVATELLGTGTSAGKTLGLSIKKITANQLSASAQAGLTGEVVYDIELTIDGKKLTAFDGRDDLVIALPYTLKAAENPNNVIVYDVKDNGELRVVTNGKYNAATGKVEFKPTYLSKYTVAYVATSFKDVTQDWAKDAISALGARGIVKGVGDGEFNPKGQVTRAEFITMLMNMLELSDESATTSFSDVKSGEWYHGNIATAQKLGIVNGKPNGRFGVHENITREDMVVMVYKAIQMKQLALASGEATAFKDEANIANYAKQAVEAIQGAGIINGVGNDEFAPKKNASRAEAAVMIYNVLGLM; the protein is encoded by the coding sequence ACTAAATAATGAAGATATCGCGGCAGTATATGAACAATCATTTAATGAAAAGCAAGTACAACAAGGAAAAATAGAGCTAACGTTAGGTGATATATCTGCCGTGACAGAATCTCTTGAACTTCCTTCTACCAATGAGTATGGCGCATGGATATCGTGGACTTCCAGTGATGAGAGTGCGGTTAGTACAACTGGGGAAGTGACCTTACGAGAAATGGAGCAACAAGTGACGTTAACTGCAACCATTTCTTTAGGTGGAAGCCAGGCAACGAAGGAGTTCGTGGTTACCTTACTACCTAAAGGTGCTACTGTGGAGCAGATTGCCGTTAAGGAGGTTTCGCTTAATGAAGCTGCACTTCGTTTATCCATAGGGGACAGCGAGACATTAGTGGCTACAATCTCACCTTCAAATGCAACCAATAAAAGAGTCGTCTGGACATCTAGTGACTCCAGTGTAGCGCTTGTCAATTCAACGGGTAATGTTACAGCGGTTAGTGAGGGTAATGCCACAATTACGGTACAGACTGAAGATGGAGAGTTTACAGCTACATCAGCCGTTACCGTTAAGGGAAAATCACTCAAAGATGATCTTATTCTTCATTACAACATGAAAATGACCGAAGAAGTAGACGGTCAACTTGTATTAAAGGATGTTGCCAACAAGGCAGTTACATTTGATGGAATATTTAAAAATCCAAACAATGGACAGTTCATTTCAAATAGTGAAGTTGGCTTTATTTCTTTCAATGGTGGAAGCTCTACATCGAACAGTGGATATGTTGAGATTCCCAAGGGCTCCAATCGACAGGATCTATTACAAGGTCTGAATGAGATTACCGTATCTTCCATCGTAAACTGGACGAATGACGGTACGAATCGCTGGATTTTCGGTTTGGGTACAGTGTTAACGCCAGAAACGAACAAATATTTTTTCGTAACCCCGCGTCACGGTAGTGGATCAGGCAATATGATTGCTACAGGTATCTCCAAAAATGGCTGGCCGAACGAAGCCTTAGTTACAGGTGGCGCAAACTCGAACCTGATCGGTGGACAGTGGAAGCATGTAACGGTGTCCTTCTCTGAAGCTAGCAACAAGATCACATTATTCGTTGATGGAGTTAAGGTTGCTTCAGGTAATACGAAGGGACTAAAGTTGTCAGACATTATTAATCCGGATGCTACGTTTTCTGGCTTTATCGGTAAGTCCATCTTCGCGAACGATCCATACCTTCAAGGTAGCGTGGCTGATTTCCAAGTATATGATCGTGCGTTGACAGAGCAGGAAATGGGCGAGTTATATCAACAAGAAGCAGCAACTCACATCTCCAAAATACGTCAGCTTACTGTTGATGATGCAGCGAATCAACTTGACATCGGTCATTACTTAGACGGGGCAGATCAGAGTGCTGAGCAGATAACGAAAGACCTTACCTTACCGACGAGTGGTAAAAACGGCGTAAACATCACGTGGAGTTCCAGTCATCCTACGGTCATTTCTAACAGTGGTACTGTACAACGTCCTGCTGTTGAAGCAGGTAATGTTCAAGCAGAGCTTACCGCTACTTTAACGTATCAAGGCGTATCTAGAGCGGCTGTATTCCCGGTTACGATCTTGAAGCAATTCGATGATCAGCAGAAGGTTGATCTGGACGCTGAACAATTAGAGATCTACAACGCGGACAATGTTAAAGGGAACTTACGTCTTGTCACTACAGGTGAACAAGGCTCCACCATTACATGGACATCCAGCAGGCCGGCGGTCGTTAAAGGAACGGCTGAAGCGGCTGGTAACGCTACACAATTAGGCTGGGTGAGCCGTCAAACTACGGATATACCCGTTACGCTAATCGCTACGATTACGAATGGTACAGCTTCGAAAGAGCTAACGTTTAACGTTACGATTAGAAAAGCAGCTGCACCAGTACAGCCTGATGCGTACTTCTTTGCATACTTTACAGGTGAATATGAGGGCGGTGAAGAGATCTCCTTCGCTACAGCGGAAGATCCATTGTTCTGGAAAGCACTGAATAATGGAAAGTCGATCCTGCAATCGAATATGGGGGAAAAGGGACTTCGTGATCCATTCGTTATTCGGTCAGCAGAAGGCGATAAGTTCTATATGCTGGCAACCGATTTGAAAATGGGTGAAAGTACAAATTTTGATCAAGCTCAAATGACAGGCAGTCATTACATGATGGTTTGGGAGTCAGAGGATCTCGTGAACTGGAGTGAGCAGCGAATGATCAAGGTGGCGCCTAAGACAGGAGGAAATACGTGGGCGCCAGAAGCGATCTATGATCCGGTAACTGGAGATTATATTGTATTCTGGGCATCATCGATGAAAAACACAGAGACATATGGTGATTATAACGGAAGACCTGAAGGTCAGTACAATGTGATGTACTACGCGACAACACGAGATTTCTACACCTTTTCTGAGCCCAAGGTCATGATTGATGAGTCACTTCCGACCATTGATACGACGTTTATTGAGCAGAATAATATGTTGTACCGATTCACCAAATCAGAAGTAAATACGAAAGTGTATGTGGAGAAGGCCCCAACGTTCTATTATGACAAAGACGGTATTGCAGCAAATGGCCTTCAATACGACGCAGTTCCGGGTACACGTGATAACAAACTTGGCTTGATCGGAAAAAATGGCAATAACGAAGGACAAACGATTTTTAAAGATATTCATAAAGACAAATGGTATCTGTTCCTTGATTCATGGCCATATCATGTACGATATACAACAGACTTGGACAGTAGCACGCAATATATAAACAATGTGTTAAGTAGTGATCAATATGCACTTCCGCCAGGACCACGACACGGGACGGTAATTCCAATCTCACGTGCAGAGTATAATGCTTTGCAAGAGAAGTATGCATGGAAAGGTCCAGCGCCATCAACAGATCCGGTTGTACATTACTCATTCGATGCAGATACAGTGAATGGTACAACGTTGAATGACATTTCTGGTAATGGCTATCACGCAACACTCGTAGGTGGAGCAACGATTAATGAAGAGGATCGGATCGGTAAAAGTGGTGGTGCACTAGAGCTTAATGGATCAACAGGATATGTGAAGCTGCTAGATCACTTGATTCAATCCTTGAATCTGGAGAAGGCTACGTTCTCTACATGGGTTCAAATGGATAAAAATCAAGCCAATCAAAGAATATTTGATTTTGCTTCCGAAACAGGCAGACAGGTTAACCGCAACACCATGTACTTGAGTACACAAGGGGATACAGGTAGTCTGGAGTTCGCTGTCGTAACCCCTTTTACAGAGAAATTTAGCAATGACAGCACGAAACTAGGATCAGATTATAAATATGCAGTGAGAAATGCTGGACTTTTACCAACGAAGACTTGGCAGCATGTTGCCATTACAATGGATGAATTTGATGCCGTATTGTACGTGAATGGTCAAGAGGTTAAACGCAGCTCGACATTTAACGTGGAGCCGAGAATGTTACTGGAAACAACGATGAATTATATTGGTAAATCGAGAAACAGCTCTCATAGTCTATTTGATGGTAAATTGGATGATTTCCGTATCTATAATCGTGCATTATCCGTTGAAGAGATTGCAACTTTGGCTAATGAAGACGTTACTCCTCCAGTAGAGCAGCCATCTGGGGCAGAACTCATTCTCCACTACGATATGAATGATATCGATGGTGCGACAGTTGTTGACCAAACAGGAAACTTTAACGGAAAATGGATGAATCCGTCTAAAGCAGAATGGATTAGTACACAAGATGCGGGTGTACTAAGCTTTACTGGTGGCACAACTAACTCCTATGTAGAGCTGCCACAAGGAGTTCTCGATGGATTAACGGATATCACCGTTTCGTCCATTGTGAACTGGAGCGGTAAAAATGCTGCGGAGTGGTTATATGCATTAGGAAGACCAAACAGTAATACGCACTATACGTATTTCACACCACGTTATAACGCTAACGGTCTGGCTCGCTTAGGTATCGCGACAAATGCCTGGAATAATGAGTCTTCAACTTCGACCACGGGCTTAAAGAATAATGAATGGAAAGTCGTTACAACTGTTGTTTCAGGTACAGATGGTACACTAACGCTTTATATTGATGGTGTTGCTGTTGCATCAGGATCAACGAATGGTATGACGTTAGAACAAATAAAAAATATCTCAGGCAGTAGTGGAACCATTGGGAAGTCATTTTATCCGGCTGATCCATACTTCGGCGGGTTGATTGCAGACTTCCAAATCTATGATGGTGCGATGACAGCAGCAGATATTGCATCACTGAAGGCTCGTGCAGATCAGAAGATTGCTTCGATGAAGGGCATGTTTGTATCGGCTGCGAAAGAGAAATTAACCATTCATGATCTTCTTGCCTCGAATACATCCAAAGATGCGATTATAAGCAATGTAACTTTGCCAACATCAGGTGCTTATGGCACAACAATAAGCTGGACTTCGGATAAGGGGAATGTCATCTCAACTACAGGTGCCGTAACCAGACCAGCTAACGCAACGGGTGATCAAGTTATAACGTTAACAGCAGTATTTTCAGATGGTACAGAGACAGCTCTCAAAACCTTTACGTTGATGGTTAAGGCATTGCCAAGCGATGCCGCTTCTGTAGATGAAGCAAAAGCAGCGCTAGTCGTTCATAACATTGGTGATGTTAGAGGTCATCTCTCATTACCGAAATCTGGACTATATGGAACAACCATTACTTGGGCTTCTGTTCAGCCCAATGTCATTTCAGTGACGGGTGAAGTACAACGTCCGGCGTACGGTAGTGGAGATATAGACGTGAAGCTTACAGCTACGATTACATTAAATGCAGCATCCGCTACAAAGGAATTTATGGCGAAGGTGAAGGAACGGCCTGCTGATGAAAAATATGCGGGATACTTCTTCGCATATTTCACTGGAGAAGGTAGCTCAACAGGCGAGCAAGTTCACTTTGCACTAAGTAACGGTAATGATCCATTGAACTGGCGAGAATTGAATAATGGTAAACCTGTATTGACCTCTAGCTTAGGGGAGAAGGGAGTACGAGATCCATTCATTATTCGTTCACCTGAAGGTGACAAGTTCTATATGATCGCTACCGATCTGAAAATTAACGGCAATGGTGACTGGGGCAAAGCACAGACATGGGGCAGTCGTTCGATTATGGTGTGGGAATCGAATGATCTGGTCAACTGGACAGATCAACGCATGGTAGAGGTTGCACCGGAAGAAGCAGGTAATACCTGGGCACCAGAAATCATGTACGACAAGACTACAGGTGAATACATCGTATTCTGGGCTTCAAGAATGTTTGTCGATGCATCCCATACAGGCAGTGCATATCAAAAAATGATGTATAGCAAGACAAGAGATTTCTATACGTTTACTGAACCGCAAGTATATTTGGATTATGGATATTCCATCATTGACACAACGATGATTGAGCATGATGGAAAAGTGTATCGCTTTACAAAGGATGAGCAGGACAACGGAGCTGCTGCTCCATTTGGCAAGATGGTCTTCCAAGAGGTTGGTAACTCGATCTTAGATCCAGCCTTCAAGATGATTAATCAAGGTGTGGGTAACATGAAATGGGTTGAGGGTCCAACGATCTTCAAATCAAATACAGAAGAAAAATGGTATTTATTCGTAGATGAGTTTGGTGGAAGAGGTTATATTCCATTCGAGACAACCAATCTTGCATCAGGTGTCTGGACATTATCTTCTAACTACAATTTACCCGCGAGTCCGCGTCACGGAACGGTAATTCCCATTACACAACGTGAGTATGATGCACTTAGTGGGAAGAACGTACCCGTTAGTGGAATTAGCCTGGACCAAACGACGTTGTCCATCGTAGAAGGTAAATCAGGGCAATTGACAGCTACCGTATTACCAGCTAATGCAACGAAAAAAGCAGTAACATGGCGCTCCAGTAATCCAGCTGTAGCCACTGTAAGTGCGACGGGGCGAGTAACAGCGGTGGCAGCAGGAACAGCAAACATTACAGTAACTACAGAAGATGGTGGGTTTTCATCCAGCGCTACAGTAACAGTAACACCATTGGTTGATGGGACTCCAGAAGCACCAAGCAGTGGGGATGGAAATGGTGGCGGTAATATCCCTGCACCTACAGCACCACCAGCTACAGGTGGAAATGAGCCAGTGGTAATGGACAACGGCCAAATAAACATTAAGCCAGTCGCAAGTGAGAACGGTGCTTTTAACGTGAAGTTAAGTGCGGATACAGTGAAGCGTGCGCTTGATCAAACGACAAGCGGTGAGCTACAGATACGAGTTGAAGGTGATCAAAGCTGGAACGGGCTAACGATTGAGTTAGCAGTAGATGCGCGCTTAACAAGTGGATCTTCTACGGTAGATCGCATCGAGATCAATACAGGCTCTGCAGTCGTAAGCGTGGCAACCGAACTGCTCGGAACAGGAACAAGTGCGGGGAAAACGTTAGGATTGTCGATTAAGAAAATAACAGCTAATCAATTGTCAGCTAGTGCACAAGCGGGGCTAACTGGTGAGGTCGTATATGATATCGAGTTAACGATTGATGGTAAGAAGCTTACAGCGTTTGATGGCAGAGATGATCTCGTGATTGCATTGCCATACACCCTAAAAGCTGCCGAAAATCCAAACAATGTCATCGTATACGATGTGAAGGACAACGGTGAGCTAAGAGTGGTGACGAATGGTAAATACAATGCAGCGACAGGAAAAGTAGAGTTCAAGCCAACGTATCTAAGCAAGTATACGGTAGCGTATGTTGCAACGAGCTTTAAGGATGTGACCCAAGACTGGGCGAAGGATGCCATCTCAGCATTGGGAGCAAGAGGCATTGTGAAGGGTGTAGGCGACGGCGAGTTTAATCCGAAGGGTCAAGTGACAAGAGCAGAATTCATCACCATGCTGATGAATATGTTGGAGTTATCGGATGAGAGCGCAACGACAAGTTTTAGTGATGTGAAGTCAGGAGAATGGTACCATGGAAACATCGCAACTGCGCAGAAGCTGGGGATTGTGAACGGAAAACCAAATGGAAGATTTGGAGTTCATGAGAACATTACGCGAGAAGATATGGTGGTTATGGTATACAAGGCGATCCAAATGAAGCAACTAGCGTTAGCAAGTGGTGAAGCTACTGCTTTCAAGGATGAAGCAAACATCGCAAACTACGCGAAGCAAGCGGTAGAGGCAATACAGGGAGCAGGCATAATCAACGGTGTAGGTAACGATGAGTTTGCACCGAAGAAGAACGCCAGCCGCGCAGAAGCAGCAGTGATGATTTATAATGTGTTGGGTTTGATGTAG
- a CDS encoding lysophospholipase: MTKIETTVQSFDGTQLYFSKDTVENAKAAVVIVHGLAEHTGRYDYVTEKLSQRGFNVYRFDHRGHARSEGPRTFYSDFHQIIEDVNVVVETALQESGNLPLFVIGHSMGGFATSSFGTKYPSKVKGIVLSGALTRYNTKVAGELPMDLPTGTYFPNELGSGVCSDPAVVSAYANDPLVEKQISVDLFNSLGNGITWLKENAEQFIDPVLVLHGANDGLVSEKDSRDFYGDIASTDKTLKIYAHLMHEIFNEPTRDDVIEEAITWIEKRI; this comes from the coding sequence ATGACTAAAATCGAGACAACAGTTCAATCCTTTGACGGTACACAGCTTTATTTCAGCAAGGATACAGTGGAAAATGCCAAAGCCGCTGTCGTTATTGTGCACGGATTAGCGGAACATACCGGTCGCTATGATTATGTGACAGAGAAGCTGAGTCAGCGCGGGTTTAACGTATATCGATTCGATCATCGCGGTCATGCCAGATCCGAAGGACCACGTACGTTCTACAGTGATTTCCACCAGATCATAGAGGATGTCAACGTTGTGGTGGAGACTGCTTTGCAAGAAAGCGGAAATCTTCCGCTGTTTGTTATCGGACATAGTATGGGCGGCTTCGCAACATCGTCTTTTGGAACGAAATATCCAAGCAAGGTTAAAGGTATCGTGTTATCCGGAGCGCTCACTCGTTACAATACAAAAGTTGCCGGAGAACTGCCGATGGATCTGCCTACAGGCACGTATTTCCCGAATGAGCTGGGCAGCGGCGTATGTAGTGATCCCGCAGTTGTATCCGCTTACGCGAATGATCCACTAGTTGAAAAGCAAATCTCTGTAGATTTGTTTAACAGTCTGGGAAATGGCATAACATGGCTGAAGGAGAACGCTGAGCAGTTTATAGATCCCGTACTTGTTCTGCATGGGGCGAATGACGGGCTGGTCAGCGAAAAGGATTCTCGTGATTTTTACGGAGATATCGCTTCAACCGATAAAACACTCAAAATTTATGCTCATCTGATGCATGAGATATTTAATGAACCAACCCGTGATGACGTTATTGAAGAAGCAATCACATGGATTGAAAAACGGATCTGA
- a CDS encoding MarR family winged helix-turn-helix transcriptional regulator codes for MKLDWMGDHRELIEKIIKYGNAYSNTYKLQRSYGTDMMFSASQIQTLEYILEAEDKEEKMTEMAARLGVSRSTFSKNVKNLTEKGLLEKFHLSGNRKDIYVKPSAKGREVYGKYTEFVRELCFDEIFKYADQISDADKQNFIRIMDMFADVLVWYGEKEQEARKLIRIDSDSGSD; via the coding sequence ATGAAATTAGATTGGATGGGCGACCATCGGGAACTGATTGAAAAAATTATCAAGTACGGCAATGCGTACTCGAACACCTATAAGTTGCAGCGAAGTTATGGTACGGATATGATGTTCTCGGCTTCACAGATTCAGACGCTGGAATACATTCTGGAAGCCGAGGATAAGGAAGAGAAGATGACGGAAATGGCTGCGCGCCTGGGCGTAAGCCGCAGTACATTTTCCAAGAATGTGAAGAATCTGACCGAAAAAGGACTGCTCGAGAAATTCCATCTAAGCGGTAACCGCAAAGATATTTACGTCAAACCTTCGGCAAAAGGGCGCGAGGTATACGGCAAGTATACCGAATTTGTGCGAGAGCTTTGCTTTGATGAGATTTTCAAGTATGCCGATCAGATTTCAGATGCCGACAAACAAAACTTTATTCGCATTATGGATATGTTCGCCGATGTACTCGTCTGGTATGGTGAAAAGGAACAGGAAGCGCGTAAATTAATCAGAATTGATTCCGATTCGGGCAGCGACTAG
- a CDS encoding FAD-binding oxidoreductase, which translates to MDRLKSKTKLTGRVIFRGDPGYEAARKNWDPHTDRFPKVFVFAQKTKDVSNAIRWARENDVPIRPRSGRHALEVNLSQVNGGIVIDVSDLNSIKLDKKNGTVVVGTGNRVGRIANTLAKQGFIAPFGDSPTVGIGGITLGGGIGPLQRTIGLISDNLLEVEMVDANGKVIRANKKLNADLFWASRGGGGGNFGVYTRYKFKVRRAPAKATVFKITWPWAQFEKVLKVWQRWAPSVDTRLGSELSIGPKKGGNVMMEGLFLGSKTEALRLLQPMTSVGTPTSSTVRLLPYPEVVKFLLQPDPIQTQRFSNQFSSGFGRKPFPDKAIKTMRAFLENIEEGPGGFYFLNWGGAVSRKSPRSTAFFWRKEKFYVEWTSTWIKPSHAAKNIALARNTRKKLQPYIVGSYINVPDQGIKNSGPVYYGANYARLRRVKAKYDPKNVFNNPQSITPARRV; encoded by the coding sequence ATGGATAGATTGAAATCAAAAACGAAACTGACCGGACGAGTGATCTTCAGAGGTGATCCAGGATATGAGGCCGCGCGAAAAAACTGGGACCCGCATACGGACAGATTTCCTAAAGTATTTGTTTTTGCTCAGAAAACAAAAGATGTCTCCAATGCCATCCGATGGGCTCGTGAGAATGATGTGCCGATCCGGCCGCGAAGTGGCAGACACGCGCTTGAAGTGAACCTTTCACAGGTGAATGGCGGTATCGTGATTGACGTGAGTGATCTGAATTCGATCAAGCTTGATAAAAAAAATGGAACCGTCGTTGTAGGAACAGGCAACCGGGTAGGAAGAATTGCGAATACCCTCGCCAAGCAAGGATTCATCGCTCCGTTTGGTGACAGCCCTACCGTTGGAATCGGTGGGATTACGTTAGGCGGGGGAATTGGGCCTCTCCAACGTACCATAGGTCTCATCAGTGATAACCTGCTTGAAGTGGAGATGGTGGATGCCAACGGAAAAGTCATTCGGGCGAATAAAAAGCTTAATGCAGATCTCTTTTGGGCCTCACGTGGTGGGGGTGGTGGTAACTTCGGAGTGTACACCCGCTACAAGTTCAAAGTGCGCCGGGCTCCAGCGAAAGCGACAGTATTTAAAATCACCTGGCCATGGGCTCAATTCGAAAAGGTGCTCAAAGTATGGCAGCGGTGGGCTCCCTCTGTTGATACGAGATTGGGCAGCGAGTTGTCCATCGGACCGAAAAAAGGTGGTAACGTTATGATGGAGGGACTGTTCTTAGGCTCTAAAACAGAGGCCCTCCGATTATTGCAGCCAATGACTAGTGTCGGCACACCGACGAGCTCCACGGTTCGTTTGTTGCCTTACCCGGAAGTTGTGAAGTTCTTATTGCAGCCTGACCCGATTCAAACGCAAAGGTTCAGTAACCAGTTCTCCTCCGGTTTCGGAAGAAAACCATTTCCTGATAAGGCCATCAAAACGATGCGGGCATTTTTGGAGAATATAGAAGAGGGGCCAGGCGGGTTCTATTTCCTGAACTGGGGTGGAGCGGTAAGTCGCAAATCACCTCGATCAACCGCATTTTTCTGGCGGAAAGAGAAGTTCTATGTGGAATGGACCAGTACGTGGATCAAACCTTCCCATGCCGCTAAAAATATTGCACTCGCTCGTAATACTCGCAAGAAATTGCAACCATACATTGTCGGTTCCTATATCAACGTTCCAGACCAAGGAATCAAAAATTCCGGTCCAGTGTACTATGGAGCCAACTATGCCCGACTGCGGAGAGTCAAAGCCAAGTATGATCCGAAAAATGTGTTTAACAATCCGCAAAGCATCACGCCTGCTCGGAGAGTGTAA
- a CDS encoding putative quinol monooxygenase: MIIIHAHLQIQAAQEQAFLAAAKELITATRQEEGNISYDLTKSTEHEQQYTMIELWKDEAATASHNTSSHFQAFVQQAAAFMAAPMNVEVFAGEKVNV, translated from the coding sequence ATGATTATCATTCACGCACATCTGCAAATTCAAGCGGCTCAAGAACAAGCATTTCTGGCTGCAGCTAAAGAACTGATCACGGCTACACGTCAAGAAGAAGGTAACATCAGCTACGATCTGACAAAAAGCACAGAACACGAACAACAATACACGATGATTGAACTGTGGAAAGATGAAGCTGCTACAGCTTCCCACAACACAAGCTCACATTTCCAGGCTTTTGTTCAACAAGCAGCAGCTTTTATGGCCGCACCAATGAACGTGGAAGTATTTGCTGGAGAAAAAGTTAACGTTTAA